TTGGACATGCGGTACTCCTTTTCGTGTCTGAGGCGAAATTTTCGGCTCAGTTTTCATGTGCTGAGACACAATTGGTCCCATTGCCGACATATTTAAAGGGGAGTGCAGCGCAATATATGGTGAGGTTATGGGTTAGAAAAACTAATCTATTTTATGGAATTTGAAGCTAGTGAGTTAAAATACATGATTTATATCAATGGCTTTTCAAAGTGTTATGAGCTGAAAAATGTAAGGCTGGATGTGAATCTCTAACGAGCTTATCCCGATTGTAAGTGTGGCGCCTCATTCGATGCAAGTCTGAAGCAGACAAGAAAAACCCTCAAAGACAAGGTCTTCGAGGGTTCTAAACTTTGAAGTCATAAGGACCGAGGTCTTTAAGCTTAGGCCGTTTGCAGGTTGGTCGCCGAGGACTTACCTTTTTCGGTCGTCACTTCGTAGCTGATCTTTTGGTTTTCGTTCAGCGTGCGCAGACCAGCGCGTTCAACGGCCGAAATGTGGACGAACACGTCCGCACCGCCCGTATCGGGTTGAATGAAACCAAAGCCTTTAGTGGGGTTGAACCACTTAACCGTACCAGTTGCCATGATGGCCTCCGTTTAGTAATCGCACCTCGGGTGCATGAAGTACGCATGGAATTACGCGAACTTTAAATCCGAAAAGAGTGCGTCTTGGGAGCATGCCAAAAAGGCGGTCGTGCAAGTCAAACTTGAATCTCGAATGACCTGAACATACCTCTTTTCTAAGTAAAAGCAAGGCTGATCGAATTTAAGCTATAAACTGACTGTGATCGCCCTGTTACCAGGCAAAGAAAAACCCTCGCGGCTCAAGCCAGCGAGGGTTGATCTTTGATGCCTGCACCAAACATCTTGCGACGTTTGGTTTTAGCGCCTTACGCTTCGTAAGGTGCGTTCTGCATGGCTTCACCGGCGCCGCCTTCGAGCATATCGGCAGCGGCTTCTTCAGCAGCAACGCGATCTTCTTCGAATTGGGAAGCGATGATGTTTTCGCCGGAAGCCTGACGATCGGCTTCGTCCTGCGAGCGTGCCACGTTGACCGTGATGGTCAGCGAGACTTCTGCGTGCAGGCGCACGGTGATGTTGTGCAGGCCGAGCGTCTTGATCGGCGTATTCAGAACGATCTGATTACGCTCAACCTTGGCGCCGGCTTCTGCAACAGCATCCGCAACGTCACGGGCATTGACCGAGCCGTAAAGCTGACCTGAGTCACCCGCCTGGCGGATGATGACATAGGTCGTGCCGTCCAGTTCAGAACCGGCCTTTTCGGCGGCGGCCTTGTTGGCGGCGTTACGGGCGACGATCTGATCCTTCTGGGCCTCGAAGACCTTCAGGTTGGCAGAGGTGGCGCGCAGGGCCTTGTGGCGCGGCAGCAGGAAGTTACGGGCAAAGCCGTCCTTCACGCCAACAACGTCACCGATGGAGCCGAGATTTTCAACTCGTTCTAACAAAACTACTTTCATGGTTCCTGCTCCTTACTTCACAACGTAGGGCAGCAGGGCCAGGAAGCGGGCGCGCTTGATGGCCTTGGCCAGTTCGCGTTGCTTCTTTTGGCTGACAGCCGTGATGCGCGAAGGGACGATCTTGCCGCGTTCCGAGATGTAACGTTGCAGGAGCTTGACGTCCTTATAGTCGATCTTCGGTGAACCAGCACCGGAGAACGGGCACACCTTGCGGCGGCGGAAGAAAGGACGACGGGCGGGACCGTTGCCGACGGGGGCGCCGGGGGCGGTGGAGGTGGTTGCTTCTTCAGACATCTGGTGCTCCCTTATTCTGCGAAGTCAGGCGTGCGTTCGCCACGTTCCGGACGATCGGAACGCTCAGGGCGGTCACGACGCGACAGAACGGGGGACAGTTCGAGGTCGAGCTCTTCGACGCGGACGGTCAGGAAGCGGATGACATCTTCGTTGATCGAGAGCTGGCGTTCCATTTCCTTGACGGCCGGGGCCGGTGCGTCGATGGCCAGCAAGGAATAGTGCGCCTTGCGGTTCTTCTTGACGCGGTAGGTCAGGTTGCGCAGACCCCAATATTCGATCTTGGCGATGTGTCCACCACCTTCTTCGATCAGGTTCTTGATGATGTCGTTGAGAGCTTCCGCCTGTTGAGGCGAAATATCTTGCCGTGCGAGCACGGTGTGTTCGTAAAAGGCCATTGATATCCTCTTCCGGTAATGAAAGGTGGCGCGGCTTTGAGCGGAAGTCTCAAGGCTTTGATGGATCAGGCACAGCACAATGCTGGCTGACCACCCTTCGGGGGAGCGCTCTCATAAACGAGGATTGTAAAAAAGGCAATAGCAACATCTTTGCGCTCAAGCCGCGCGGGCTTACGCGCAAACGTGCGCGGCGGCCAGTTGGCCTTGCCAAATCCAAAATGGATTTGGAGAAGCGCTGTTTCAGCCCTATTTCATCGCCTTAACAGCCGTCAACAGCGTGCTGACATGCGTCGCGGCGTCGCCATCGTCATGCACAAAAGCAACCTTGCCGTCAGTGCCGATAATGTAGGAAATGCGGTTCGACATATTCATGGCGCCCATCTTGGCGTCATAGGCGCTGGTCACCTTTGCCTTGGTGTCGGAGCCTACGGGGAACTTGCCCTGGCAGCTTTCCTTGGAAAACTTCTGCAAGGTGGCGATATCGTCGGTCGAAATGCCGATCACCGAAACATTATGCGCCTGGAATTCAGGAATGGCTTCGGAGAACTGGTGTGCTTCCAGCGAGCAGCCGCCGGTAAAGGCCTTGGGGTAAAAATAAACGACAACCGGGCCCTTTTTCAACGCATCTTTAATCGAGAAGGTGCTGACGGCGCCATCGGTGGCGGCGGGCAGATGGAACACCGGTGCCTTATCACCTACCTTGAGAGCGGCGAAGGCGGGGGAGGCAAGGACAAGGCCAAGAGCGGCAAGACCGAGAGCGATTTTTTTCATAAGCGTATCTCCTGTAGCGTGAACGTTAAGCCTTATACGTTCGCATCACAAGTCTGGTTACACTTATGCTGGCGGATTATGTTGCAGCATAAATCCAACCATGGAATCTACGGTTTGAATACGTGTGGGTTCACGCGACATCCAGTGATCTTCCTGCTTGAGCTGGATCAGTTCGACGGTTTTTCCGGCTTTTTTCATGGCATCATATATGCGCGTGCTTTGATCATAGGGTACGACGGTATCGTCCTTGCCGTGGATAAGCAGTACCGGCACGTTTATGGCGTCAACATGTTTGATCGGCGAAATATCATTCCAGCCACCTTCATCGCCCAGATACCTGTTCCAATAGCGCATGCCGTAGCCATCGCCATCGAAACCGGTGCGTTCACGATAATAGGCCATGAAGGCTTTGATGTCGGAAATACCGGCCAGTGAAACGGCGCAGTTATAAATTCCCGGATCAAGGCTCACGCCGGCCAGTGCCGCGTAGCCGCCATAGGAGCCTCCGAAGATCGAGACCTTTGTGGGATCGACTATCCCTTTTGCCACAAGATCACGCACACCGTCCGACAGGTCGGTTTGCATCTTGCGTCCATACTCGCCATAGCCGCGCGCCGTGTAATCCCGTCCGTAACCGCTAGAGCCACGGTAATCCGGTTGCATGACCGCGTAGCCGCGTGAGGCCAGCGCCTGCGATAAAAAGTCGAAGGAGCCGTCTTCGTTCGATTCGGGACCGCCATGAGGCAGGGCGACGAGCGCCAGCTTTTTTGCATCGCGATCCACCGGCAGGGTGAGCCACGATGGTATGACCAGGCCATCGGCAGCCTTATAGTTGTAGTGTTTTTTCTCAGAGACCCATTCCGGCGGCAGGTCCGGATAGGCCTGACCAATTTCTTTATAGCCCCCTTTGCGGAAGTCGATGGCGTAATAGGTGCCGGAATTGCCTTCGCCTTCGACAAAGATAAGCACATGCAACGGATCTTCAGATGTGCTCATCAGATCGGCGCGTATGTCGCCGACAGCTTTTTTGACCAGTTTGGGCAACTGGGCCATGACCGGATCATAAAAAGTGTAGTTGGCAATGCCGGCTGTATTAGAAAAGCGCTGCCAGCGCGAAGGTGGTTGGATAGAATATCGGGCTGTTAACATTGCCATTAATATCCAGCGGCGGGCTGATAACGCCTTCCGGGCTCACCTCGACATAGCTGTTTTGTAGCTCTCCGCTGCGCATATAAAGCAGGACCGAGCGTCCGTCACGACCCAAGCCACATAAAGTCGGCGTGTCGAGGTCCATCTTGACCTCATATATGATCTTCCAACCTTTTTCCGACTCGTAACGTAATGTCCAGAGGTGAGTGTCATCATCATATTCCGAACGCGCGATGACTTTTCCATCCGGGGAGATAACCCAGTCATTGATATCGTTTAAGTCCTCGTCAAGTCGGCGCGACCGCGAACTGCCAGGATCAAAAGCGAAAAGGCATTTGTTCAGATTGGCTGAAAATGTCGCGGCGCTGCCTTGAGAACCCGACATGTTAACGGCGTCAGGCGCCTTGTATCCGGCCGCCGTCATGAAATATTTTCCATCCATTTTGATGCGGTAAAAGCTGCCAAAGACCTGAGCGTAGTTGACGCCGCTGACGTAGGAATACATCTGTATGCGTTTATTAGCGTGAACGTCCAACATAAGGCCGAACCATTCTTCAAAGAGTGTGCCGGCATCTTTGCGTGTGACCGATGTCACGACCAGAATTCGATCGTTATCTGCCCACATCAGATCGCGTATCTTGTCGCTTTCAATCGCTGCCGCCGCCGTCTTGCCTGTAACCAGATTGACATCATAGATGACAAGCTCTTGCGGTTTGTTCATGACCAGAGCGACGCGGGTGCCATCCGGAGAAAGCGCTACCTTGCTGACAAGGGGCAACTTGCCATACACCCCAAGGGGCGGTGGAACCGGATCGCCTTCTGCTGCCCAGGCTATGGCTGGAAAACCGCCTTCGAGAATAACCTGAGTGGCGGTTGCGGCGCCGAGCGCTGTCAACAGATTGCGTCGTGAAAATGTAGTGTGTGTCATGATTGTCCCCCGGCACGAATTGGCTTATTTCGCCTTTTCTCTATTTGAATGAGAATATGTGCAAGGCTGACCTCACGCAAAAGTTTAAAAGCGTGATGGCTTACTTTAAGATTGTAACCTGGCGCTTGCTCTCATTGCAGCTTTGTCCTAACGAAGGCGCACATTAATGACGCGAAAGGCCAGATTTCCATGACATTAGCATTTGTTTTTCCCGGGCAGGGATCTCAGGCAGTCGGCATGGGCGCTGAACTTTTTGATACCTTCGCCACCGCGCGCGATGTGTTCAACGAGGTCGATGAGGCGCTGGGCCAGAAGCTGTTCGCCATCATGCGTGATGGTCCGGAAGACCAGTTGACCCTGACCGAAAACGCTCAGCCGGCCATTATGGCCGTTTCGGTGGCGGTATCGCGCGTTCTGGAAAAAGACTTCGGCATCAGTTGTGCGGCGGCGAAATATGTCGCCGGTCATAGCCTTGGCGAATATTCGGCTCACGCCGCGGCGGGCACCTTTTCGCTGGCGGATACGGCGCGTTTGCTAAAACTGCGCGGTCAGGCGATGCAACGCGCTACGCCGTTGGGCGTGGGCGCTATGGCTGCCCTGATCGGCAAGGCCGACCTGGCGCTGGCCGAAGCCGCTTGCGAAGCCGGTTCTGCGGCGGGCGTGGTCGTCATCGCCAATGATAACAATGCCGGTCAGATCGTTATTTCCGGCGTTAAGCAGGCGGTGGAGCTGGCGGTCGAAAAGGCCAAGGAACTGGGCGCCAAGGGCATGTTGCTCAATGTGTCGGCGCCCTTCCATTCGCCGCTGATGGAACCGGCCGCCGAGGAAATGCGTGAGGCGCTGGCCAAGGTGACCATCAACCCGCCGGCTTCGATCTTGGTGGCGAATGTCACCGCCGCGCCGGTTACCGACACGTCTCAAATTACCGATCTTTTAGTGCGTCAGGTCACGGGCCGGGTGCGGTGGCGTGAGTCGGTGCAATGGCTGGCAGCCAAAGAATCGGAAAATGGTGGTGGCGTGACCACTTTCGCCGAACTGGGCGCTGGCAAGGTGCTGACCGGCATGTCCAAGCGCATCGCGCCGGAGGCGGTTTCGGTAGCCCTGAATGGTGCGGCAGATTTTGAAGCCTTTGCCGCTTCGCTCAAGGCCTAAAAGACATTCTGCTTGATCCATCAGACGCTTTCGCCTAAACCGCGCGGCCAATAGATATAGCTTCTTAGGATTAGTCCATGTTCGATCTGACCGGAAAAACCGCCCTGGTGACAGGCGCCACGGGCGGCCTTGGCGCCGCCATCGCGCGCTCATTGCACGCGCAGGGCGCCAAGGTTGTGCTGTCCGGCACACGCGAAAGCGTTCTGGCCGAACTGGCGGCTGAGCTTGGCGCCAAAAGAGCTGACAGTGCTTTTATTGCTGCCGCCAATCTGTCCGATGCCGCTCAGGTCGATGGCCTTGTGGCCAAGGCGGAAGCAGCCGCAGGCTCCGGCCTTGATATCCTGATCGCCAATGCCGGCATCACCCGTGATGGCCTGATCCTGCGTATGAAGGATGAAGACTGGGAAACGGTCATTAAGGTCAATCTGGAAGCCTATTTCCGTCTGGCGCGTGCCGCCACCAAGGGTATGATGAAGCGCCGCCACGGTCGCATCATCGGCATCACGTCGATCGTCGGCGTCACCGGCAATCCGGGGCAGACCAACTATGCCGCTTCCAAGGCTGGCATGATTGGTTTTTCCAAGGCTCTTGCGCAAGAGGTTGCCAGTCGCAATATAACGGTCAACTGTATCGCGCCTGGTTTTATCGCCTCGCCCATGACGGATGAGCTTAACGAAGCCCAGCGCGCAGCCATCCTGGCCAAGATTCCTGCGGGAGCCCTTGGCGAAGGCAGTGATATTGCTGCCGCCGCTGTCTATCTGGCCAGTGTCGAGGCGGGTTACGTCACGGGTCAGACGCTTCACGTCAACGGCGGCATGGCGATGATCTGATTGCTACCCACAGGGTTAGGTGCTTTTGTGTTTGCTAAGAGTGTGCTAGGCAACGCTTTAATGTCTTGAATCGCATGAAATGTGTGCCTACAAGACAAGTCTGGATTTTATCCTCCCCTTGGACCCAATGGTCTCGGGTCTTAAGCTGTATATTTCTGAAGGGACAATAAATGTCTGAAGTTCTTGAACGTGTTCGTAAGATCGTGATCGACCATCTGGATGCTGATCCGGACAAGGTCACGGAAAAGGCGAGCTTTATCGACGATCTGGAAGCCGACAGCCTCGACATCGTGGAACTGGTTATGGCTTTCGAAGAAGAATTCGATATCGAAATCCCGGACAACTCGGCTGAGCACATCCTGACCGTGGGCGACGCTGTCTCCTACATCGATGGCAAGCTGAAGTCCTAAGCCTTAAAGCTTGGCTGGAGCGCGGTTTCAGGCCCCTTGTTTTAGGGGTTTGGCCGCGCTCAGTTGTTTTTAGAGTATCACGAAGGATAGATTGCCTATGGTGCGCCGCGTCGTCATTACCGGTCTGGGTCTGGTTTCACCTCTGGGTAACGGAGTGGAAATCTCATGGAAACGCCTGTTAGAGGGCAAGTCCGGCGCCGGTCCGATCACCGCTTTCGATACCACGGACTATGCCTGCACGGTCGCCTGTGAAGTGCCGAGCGTCGATGGACGTGGCGGTGGCGGCCCTGATATCGAAGGCTCTTTCGATCCCTCGCTGGTGCTCTCCAACAAAGAGCGTCGCAAGGTCGACGACTTTATCCTTTACGCCATCGCAGCGGCCGACGAAGCCCTGAAGGACGCCAACTGGCATCCCGAAACCGAAGAGGACCAGGAACGCACCGGCACCATGATCGGCTCCGGCATCGGTGGCCTTGGCATCATCGCCTCGACCGCGCTGGAACTGCATGAAAAGGGCCCCAAGCGGATATCCCCCTTCTTCATTCCCTCATCACTGATCAATCTGGCCTCGGGTCAGGTCTCCATCCGCCATGGCCTCAAAGGCCCGAACCATTCCGTCGTCACGGCCTGCGCCACAGGCGCTCACGCCATCGGCGACGCGGCCCGACTGATCATGTACGGCGATGCCGATGTCATGGTAGCCGGCGGCGCGGAATCGGCCATTGTGCCGGTGGGCATTGCAGGCTTCATCGCCTGCCGCGCCCTGTGCACCTCCTTTAACGACACGCCTGAAAAGGCCTCGCGTCCTTATGACAAGGACCGTGACGGTTTCGTTATGGGCGAGGGCGCCGGCATCGTTGTTCTGGAAGAATACGAACACGCCAAGGCGCGCGGGGCCAAGATCTATGCCGAAATCCTGGGCTACGGCCTGACCGGCGACGCTTACCACATCACCGCGCCATCCGAGACCGGCGACGGCGGTTATCGCGCCATGGTGATGGCGGCGAAAAACGGCAATATTGACCCGACCACCATCGACTATGTCAATTCGCACGGCACCTCGACCATGGCGGATGGCATCGAACTGAAGGCAATCGAGAAGTTCCTCGGCGCACGTGCCGCCACCGGCACCGTGTCTTCCACCAAGTCGGCCATTGGTCACTTGCTGGGCGGCGCCGGCGCTGTTGAGGCCATTTTCTGCGCCCTGGCCATTCGTGACCAGATCGCGCCGCCGACCATCAATCTTGACAATCCGGACGTGGACACCCCCATCGATCTCGTGCCCAACAAGGCCAAGCCGATGAAGATCAAGACGGTGCTTTCCAACAGCTTCGGCTTCGGCGGCACCAATGCCGCGCTCATCATGGGTGCGGTCGAGGGATGATCAGACTGACCGGCAAAGGGCCAGACTCTTCCGGGCGCAGGTCAATATTGGCCCCGCTCGCGGGACTGACCGCCGGTTTTATGCTGTTGCTGTTCGCGACAGGCCTGTTTATTTCCGCCCAGATGTTCGGCCCCGGCCCCAAGGTGCTCACACAGGTGACCTTCGCGCCGGGCATGAGCGTTACCGCCATGGGGCGTGAACTGGAAAGGAAGGGCGTCATCCATTCCGCCGTCATGTTCAGACTGGTGGCGAAATTTCGCGGCCGTCAGAGCGCCATGAAGGCCGGCACCTATGACTTTCCGGCCGGCATCTCGATGGTCAACGCCCTGAAACAGATCGAGGAAGGCCGGGTCGTCCAGACCTATGTCACCATTCCCGAAGGCAAGACCTCGGCGCAGGTCGTTCGCATCCTGATGGCGACCAAGGCCCTTACGGGCGATATCGACGTGCCGCCGGAAGGCTCCATCCTGCCGGAGACATATCTCTATCAGCCCGGCGAAACGCGCCAGGCGGTATTGGATCGTATGCTGGAAGCTGGCCGTGACACGCTGAATGCGCTGTGGCTGAAGCGCGCACCTGGCCTGCCTTTCGCCAGCAAGGAAGACGCGCTGATCATGGCGTCGATCGTCGAGCGCGAAACGGGCCTGGCCTCCGAACGTCCGCGTGTAGCGGCCGTGTTTATCAACCGTTTGCGCAGTGGTATCCGGCTCGGTTCCGACCCGACGGTGATTTACGGCATTTCGCACGGTGAACCGCTTGGCCGTGGTCTGCTCAAGAGCGAGATCGAAACCCCGACGCCGTGGAATACCTATCTGATTGACAAATTGCCGGTGACACCGATCGCCAATCCGGGCAAGGCGTCGCTCCAGGCCACGCTTAATCCGGCCAAGACGCAGGATCTGTATTTTGTGGCTGATGGCTCCGGCGGGCACGTTTTCGCGACGTCGTACGAGGAGCATCTGCTCAATGTCGCCAAGTGGCGTGCCATGGAAGCGCAGGTCAATGTTTACAGTTCGTCGGCGTCTTCTGAGGCCTCGGTGGCGCCTTCGGGTGACAAGACGCCTGAGGTTACGCCTCTAGCGGTGCGCCTGAGTAACAAACGCTGATTTTAGCCTGATTTTTGGGAGCTTGCGATGAGCCTTGCCAGTATGACCGGCTTTGCCCGCTTTGAAGGCAGCCATGACAGCCTCGCCTGGACGCTGGAAATGCGCAGTGTTAACGGGCGCAGCCTTGATATCAAATACCGTTTTCCGCAAGGCTTCGAGGCCGTGGAAAAGGCAGGGCGTGATCTTGCCAAGGGCCGCTTTCATCGCGGTCAGATGAACCTGACGGTTTCGGTGAGCAGTGCCGCAGCCAAGGCCGGCGTGACGCTCAACAAAGACGTGCTCGACGTCTATCTCCAGGCCAGCCGCGCCCTGATTGATGCCGGTGAGGCGGTGACGCCTAGTGTAGATGGCCTGCTGGCCCTGCGTGGTGTTATCGAGATCGCCGGCGATGAACGCGCCGAGCTATCCCCAGAGGCAGAAGGCGCCTTGGCCGCTGATATGGCCGTGTTGTTCGATCGCCTGCGTGAGGCGCGCGACAGCGAGGGACGGGCGCTGGAAGGCATCCTCAGGGGCCATCTGATCACTATGGCGGCCTGTGTCGAGCGCGCGCGGTCCTTGGCCGATCAACAGGTTGAGGCCATTCGCGAGCGCTTTACGCGCCGTCTGAATGAGTTGTTGCCGGAACAGCAGGACTTTCAGGAGCGCGTATTGCAGGAAGCGGCGCTTCTGGCCACCAAGGCCGATGTCCGCGAGGAGCTTGACCGCCTGACATCGCACGTCGAGCAGGCGCATCAACTGATCGACGACGAGCAGGCGCCGGGCCGCAAGCTCGACTTCCTGGCGCAGGAATTCATGCGTGAAGCCAATACCTTATGCTCGAAATCGGCCTTTATAGAATTGACCCAGACCGGCCTTGAGCTTAAAGCCGTGATCGATCAGTTCCGCGAACAAACGCAAAATGTGGAGTAGGCGATGCCAAACACTGAAACGACCGGCACGCAACGCATAAAGCGCGGTCTCATGCTTATCGTCTCGTCACCTTCGGGAGCTGGCAAGACATCGCTATGCCGCCGCCTGATGGCCGATCACGCCGATCTCGACCTCTCGACCTCTGTGACGACACGCAAACCGCGTCCGGGCGAGCAGGAGGGGCGTGAGTACCACTTCATCGATGACGCGCGCATGGACAAGCTGGTGAAGGAAGATGCCTTCCTGGAGCACGCTGCTGTGCATGATCATCGCTACGGTTCCTTGCGTGAACCGGTCGAGCGCGCCCTGTCGCAGGGGCAGAATGTCCTGTTCGATATTGATTGGCAAGGTGCGCAGCGTATCTCGGCCAAGGCGCCTTCGGATGTGGTGCGGATCTTCATTCTGCCGCCGTCGATGGTAGAATTGAAACGCCGCCTGATCGCCCGTGCGCAGGATGAGATGGCGGTGATCGAACGCCGCCTGCAACGCGCCAAGGGCGAGATTTCGCATTGGGCGGAATACGATTATGTCATCCTGAATGACGATTTCGACCGCTCTTACGCCGAGCTTGTCCACATCTATCATGCCGAGGTGGCGCGCCGTTCGCGCGGCTTGTGGATTGCGCCCTTCGTTGATGAATTGATGTCTGAGTTCTATCTAATGGGGCGTGGGGGCCGTGACCCCACAAACCTTGCCTGGCTTCAAAGAAAAACCCGGTCCAAAAGGCCGGGTTTTTCTTTGAATAGAGAAGACTTGGGGCCACAGGCCCCAAACCCCATTAGAGCAGGGTCGCCAGTCGCAAAAACGCCTGCGGAGACACCTGCTCGGCGCGCTCGGTCGGCGTGATCCCGGCTTTTTCCAGCAAGGCCTCGCCACCAAGTGGCTTCAAAGACGCGCGCAGCATCTTACGGCGCTGACCAAAAGCGGCGGCGGTGACCTTTTCCAAATTCTTGATAATGGCCTTCTCAGGCCGTTCGGCTTTGGGCTTCAAGCCGACCACGGCGCTGTCGACCTTGGGCGGTGGCGTAAAGGCCCGCGCCGGCAAATCCATCAGCTTTTCACAGTCGCACAGAACCTGCGCGATGACCGACAGGCGGCCATAATCGTTGTCGCCCACCGGCGCCACGACGCGCAAGGCCACCTCCAACTGGAACATCAGGGTCATGGAAAGCGGCTGCCACGGGCCGGTCAGCCATTTGATCAGCAGCGGCGTGCCGACATTGTAGGGCAGGTTCGAAACGATGTGAGCGAGCGGGGGCAGGCTGCGATCGGCCAGGGCCTGCTTCTCATTGACCTTCATGGCGTCGCCTTCGATGACCTCGAAGCGATCACCATAAACGCCATTGAGTTCACCGAGCAGTTCAATAAAGCGCCCGTCCATCTCGACAGCTATGATCTTGCTGGCTTCGGTTTCCAGCAAGGCGCGCGTCAGGCCGCCAGGGCCTGGCCCGACCTCTATCACCACATCGCCGTCGAACGGGCCGCCAAGGCGCACGATCTTGCGCGTGATGTTGAGATCGAGCAGGAAGTGCTGGCCGAAGCTCTTCTTGGCCATCAGGCCGTGGGCTTCCAGGCTTTCGCGTAAGGAGGGCAGTGTCATGATTTGGCTCGATTACGGCTGATCTCGTCAGCAGTTCGGATGGCGGCGAGCAGGCTATCAGCGCGTGCGATACCCTTGCCGGCGATGTTGAATCCGGTGCCGTGATCCGGTGATGTGCGAACAATGGGGAGGCCCAGCGTGATATTGACGCCACCCCAGAAATCGAGCGTCTTCAGCGGGATAAGGCCCTGATCATGATACATGCAAAGCACTGCGTCATACGTCAGGCGCGCTTCGTCGTGAAACAGCGTATCTGCCGGGTAGGGGCCTTTAATGTTGACGCTTTCATTCTGCAAGTAAAAAATCGCGGGGGTTATAATGTCGATTTCCTCGCGCCCAATGGTACCGTCTTCGCCGGCGTGAGGGTTGAGGCCGGCCATAACCAGACGTGGCGCGGGGATAGCGAAATCGCGGACCAGGGCCTTTTGGGTGATTTGGGCGAGTTCAACCAATCCTTCACGAGACAGGGCCATAGGCACGGCGCTCAGAGGTGTGTGGATCGTGGCCAGCACGACGCGTAGATCTTTCGCTGTCAGCATCATCACCGGCGTCGGCACGACGTTGCCTGCGCGGCAAAGGTCGGCGAGATATTCGGTATGGCCGGGGAATTTGAAGCCCGTGGCATAGAGCACAGACTTGGCGATCGGGCAGGTGACCAGCGCGCGGGCACGCCGCTCAAGGCACAGCTCAACGCCCTTGCTGATCCAGGCCACAATCTGCGGCGCATGAACACTATCAGGCTCGCCGGTGACCACAGCCACGGTCAGAGGGATATCTAGTACCGGCAGGGCCGTTGAGAAGACTGAGGTGGTTTCGGCAACATCGGTTACGCGCGCCACCGGTACACCCTGAGCTTCCATCAGCGCGGCATCGCCGATCACGCAAAAGGCAAAACCAGTCTGATCTCTCAGACTGGTCCAGGCTTTCGCGGCAAGCTCAGGGCCGATCCCGCAGGGATCACCCAGGCTCATTACCAAAGGGGGGTTAGTGGCTTTCAATCGTTGCCGTGCTTCTGAGTTCGCGCAGATAACGGCGGCCGAGCATCGACAGGCGCTGATTGACAAGATTGGTCTCGACCTGCTGACGCGTCAGGGCGTTGTCGC
The window above is part of the Asticcacaulis sp. MM231 genome. Proteins encoded here:
- the fabF gene encoding beta-ketoacyl-ACP synthase II, with translation MRRVVITGLGLVSPLGNGVEISWKRLLEGKSGAGPITAFDTTDYACTVACEVPSVDGRGGGGPDIEGSFDPSLVLSNKERRKVDDFILYAIAAADEALKDANWHPETEEDQERTGTMIGSGIGGLGIIASTALELHEKGPKRISPFFIPSSLINLASGQVSIRHGLKGPNHSVVTACATGAHAIGDAARLIMYGDADVMVAGGAESAIVPVGIAGFIACRALCTSFNDTPEKASRPYDKDRDGFVMGEGAGIVVLEEYEHAKARGAKIYAEILGYGLTGDAYHITAPSETGDGGYRAMVMAAKNGNIDPTTIDYVNSHGTSTMADGIELKAIEKFLGARAATGTVSSTKSAIGHLLGGAGAVEAIFCALAIRDQIAPPTINLDNPDVDTPIDLVPNKAKPMKIKTVLSNSFGFGGTNAALIMGAVEG
- the mltG gene encoding endolytic transglycosylase MltG, which codes for MAPLAGLTAGFMLLLFATGLFISAQMFGPGPKVLTQVTFAPGMSVTAMGRELERKGVIHSAVMFRLVAKFRGRQSAMKAGTYDFPAGISMVNALKQIEEGRVVQTYVTIPEGKTSAQVVRILMATKALTGDIDVPPEGSILPETYLYQPGETRQAVLDRMLEAGRDTLNALWLKRAPGLPFASKEDALIMASIVERETGLASERPRVAAVFINRLRSGIRLGSDPTVIYGISHGEPLGRGLLKSEIETPTPWNTYLIDKLPVTPIANPGKASLQATLNPAKTQDLYFVADGSGGHVFATSYEEHLLNVAKWRAMEAQVNVYSSSASSEASVAPSGDKTPEVTPLAVRLSNKR
- a CDS encoding YicC/YloC family endoribonuclease, translated to MSLASMTGFARFEGSHDSLAWTLEMRSVNGRSLDIKYRFPQGFEAVEKAGRDLAKGRFHRGQMNLTVSVSSAAAKAGVTLNKDVLDVYLQASRALIDAGEAVTPSVDGLLALRGVIEIAGDERAELSPEAEGALAADMAVLFDRLREARDSEGRALEGILRGHLITMAACVERARSLADQQVEAIRERFTRRLNELLPEQQDFQERVLQEAALLATKADVREELDRLTSHVEQAHQLIDDEQAPGRKLDFLAQEFMREANTLCSKSAFIELTQTGLELKAVIDQFREQTQNVE
- the rsmA gene encoding 16S rRNA (adenine(1518)-N(6)/adenine(1519)-N(6))-dimethyltransferase RsmA; translated protein: MTLPSLRESLEAHGLMAKKSFGQHFLLDLNITRKIVRLGGPFDGDVVIEVGPGPGGLTRALLETEASKIIAVEMDGRFIELLGELNGVYGDRFEVIEGDAMKVNEKQALADRSLPPLAHIVSNLPYNVGTPLLIKWLTGPWQPLSMTLMFQLEVALRVVAPVGDNDYGRLSVIAQVLCDCEKLMDLPARAFTPPPKVDSAVVGLKPKAERPEKAIIKNLEKVTAAAFGQRRKMLRASLKPLGGEALLEKAGITPTERAEQVSPQAFLRLATLL
- the pdxA gene encoding 4-hydroxythreonine-4-phosphate dehydrogenase PdxA, whose protein sequence is MSLGDPCGIGPELAAKAWTSLRDQTGFAFCVIGDAALMEAQGVPVARVTDVAETTSVFSTALPVLDIPLTVAVVTGEPDSVHAPQIVAWISKGVELCLERRARALVTCPIAKSVLYATGFKFPGHTEYLADLCRAGNVVPTPVMMLTAKDLRVVLATIHTPLSAVPMALSREGLVELAQITQKALVRDFAIPAPRLVMAGLNPHAGEDGTIGREEIDIITPAIFYLQNESVNIKGPYPADTLFHDEARLTYDAVLCMYHDQGLIPLKTLDFWGGVNITLGLPIVRTSPDHGTGFNIAGKGIARADSLLAAIRTADEISRNRAKS